Proteins co-encoded in one Pseudarthrobacter chlorophenolicus A6 genomic window:
- the mfd gene encoding transcription-repair coupling factor, translating to MSLPVTATHGPTLDGLRRALAPDQSFARVRAEAGRGFAVRGQDYQISAPAGLRPVLLAEMADGLAAAAAGQEGAADPGVVLAVTATGREAEDLAAALRAYLPADSVAEFPSWETLPHERLSPRSDTVGRRLSVLRRLAHPESSTAERLRVVVAPVRAVVQPVVAGLGDLVPVTLKVGQDVPFTDVVRSLADAAYARVDMVTHRGEFAVRGGIIDVFPPTEDHPIRVEFFGDEVDQMRWFAVADQRSLSAPGIHHPTELHAPPCREILITASVMSRAAKLKAELPAAADMLEKIAGGIAVEGMESLAPVLVDAMVPFVDQLPAESIAVVIEPEKVRTRAHDLSATNEEFLEAAWSTASDGGAAPLDLSSQASAALHSASFRSLSETRGSALGHGVSWWSITSLAQDAELLPEIDVLNLHAREPRGYQGDVAEMMAFIGSHVRDQWRIVVATEGPGPAQRLAELFHENDIPCARVDSLEHEPQAGIIEVTTAAVGRGFVLDGLKLGLLTEADLLGRTSAGSTKDMRRMPSKRRNAVDPLQLVAGDHVVHEQHGIGRFVELLQRKVAGGSDGVREYLVLEYAPSKRGAPGDRLFVPTDQLDQVTRYVGGDTPVLSKMGGADWASTKSKARKAVKEIAGELIRLYSARMASRGHAFGPDTPWQRELEEAFPYVETPDQLTTINEVKADMEREIPMDRLVSGDVGYGKTEIAVRAAFKAVQDGKQVAVLVPTTLLAQQHYETFTERFSGFPLRVKPLSRFQSAKESKETAEGVKSGAVDVVIGTHRLLSKDFEFKDLGLVIVDEEQRFGVEHKEALKKMRTNVDVLAMSATPIPRTLEMSLTGIRETSTLATPPEERHPVLTYVGPYTDKQTSAAIRRELMREGQVFLVHNRVSTIERTAAKIRELVPEARVEVAHGKMSESRLEQIIVDFWERRFDVLVCTTIIETGLDISNANTLIVDGADKYGLSQLHQLRGRVGRGRERAYAYFLYPSEKPLGEVALERLKAVAAHNELGAGMQLAMKDLEIRGAGNLLGGEQSGHIQGVGFDLYIRLVGEAVADFRGEAEEKAAEMKIELPVNAHLPHDYVPGERLRLEAYRKLAAALTNEAIDEVKAELVDRYGELPLPAQNLVEVARFRVGAREAGLSDVALQGNFIKFAPASLPESKVMRLTRMYPGSQSKPALDAILIPKPKTARIGGRDLQDAEILEWANGVIRNIFSDQPLAVS from the coding sequence ATGAGCCTTCCCGTTACCGCCACGCACGGCCCCACGCTCGATGGGCTGCGCCGTGCACTGGCCCCGGACCAGTCTTTCGCCCGTGTCCGGGCTGAGGCCGGACGCGGGTTCGCCGTAAGGGGACAGGACTACCAGATCAGCGCGCCCGCGGGATTACGGCCGGTGCTGCTCGCGGAGATGGCGGATGGCCTGGCGGCCGCCGCGGCAGGGCAGGAAGGCGCGGCAGACCCCGGCGTGGTGCTGGCGGTCACCGCCACCGGCCGCGAGGCAGAAGACCTGGCGGCGGCGTTGCGTGCCTACCTCCCCGCGGACTCCGTGGCCGAGTTCCCCAGCTGGGAAACCCTCCCGCATGAGCGACTCTCTCCCCGATCGGACACCGTGGGGCGCCGGCTCTCGGTCCTGCGCCGCCTGGCGCATCCGGAAAGTTCGACGGCGGAGCGGCTGCGCGTGGTGGTGGCTCCCGTCCGCGCCGTGGTCCAGCCGGTGGTGGCCGGGCTGGGAGATCTGGTGCCGGTCACGCTGAAGGTGGGGCAGGACGTTCCCTTCACCGACGTGGTCCGAAGCCTGGCCGACGCCGCGTACGCCCGTGTGGACATGGTCACCCACCGCGGCGAATTCGCGGTCCGCGGCGGCATCATCGACGTCTTTCCGCCCACTGAGGACCACCCCATCCGCGTGGAGTTCTTTGGCGACGAGGTGGACCAGATGCGCTGGTTCGCCGTGGCGGACCAGCGCTCGCTGTCAGCCCCCGGCATCCACCACCCCACGGAACTGCATGCCCCGCCCTGCAGGGAAATCCTCATCACCGCGTCCGTGATGTCCCGGGCGGCGAAATTGAAGGCTGAGCTGCCTGCTGCCGCGGACATGCTGGAAAAAATTGCCGGCGGTATCGCGGTCGAAGGCATGGAATCCCTGGCACCGGTGCTGGTGGACGCCATGGTGCCCTTCGTGGACCAGCTGCCGGCGGAGTCCATCGCCGTCGTCATCGAACCCGAAAAGGTGCGCACCCGGGCACATGACCTGTCGGCCACCAACGAGGAATTCCTTGAGGCAGCGTGGTCCACCGCGTCCGACGGCGGTGCCGCGCCTTTGGACCTTAGCTCGCAGGCATCGGCGGCGCTGCATTCGGCGAGCTTCCGTTCGCTCTCGGAGACCCGCGGTTCAGCCCTGGGGCACGGCGTTTCCTGGTGGTCCATCACGTCGCTGGCGCAGGACGCGGAACTCCTCCCCGAGATCGACGTCCTGAACCTGCACGCCCGCGAACCGCGCGGCTACCAGGGCGACGTTGCGGAAATGATGGCCTTCATCGGCTCGCATGTCCGCGACCAGTGGCGGATCGTGGTGGCCACCGAAGGCCCCGGCCCGGCCCAGCGCCTGGCGGAACTCTTCCACGAAAACGACATCCCCTGCGCCCGCGTGGACAGCCTCGAGCACGAGCCCCAGGCGGGCATCATCGAGGTGACCACTGCCGCCGTCGGCCGCGGCTTCGTCCTGGACGGGCTGAAACTGGGCCTGCTCACCGAAGCCGACCTGCTGGGCCGCACCTCGGCCGGGTCCACCAAGGACATGCGGCGCATGCCCTCCAAGCGGCGCAACGCCGTCGACCCCCTGCAGCTCGTGGCGGGTGACCACGTGGTCCACGAACAGCACGGCATTGGCCGCTTCGTTGAGCTCCTGCAGCGCAAGGTAGCCGGCGGCAGCGACGGCGTCCGGGAATACCTGGTCCTGGAGTACGCGCCGTCCAAGCGGGGAGCCCCCGGTGACCGGCTGTTCGTCCCCACGGACCAGCTGGACCAGGTGACCCGCTACGTGGGCGGGGACACCCCCGTCCTGAGCAAGATGGGCGGCGCGGACTGGGCCAGCACCAAGTCCAAGGCACGCAAGGCCGTCAAGGAGATCGCCGGCGAGCTGATCCGGCTGTACTCGGCCCGGATGGCCTCCCGCGGACACGCCTTCGGCCCCGACACCCCCTGGCAGCGGGAGCTCGAGGAAGCCTTCCCGTACGTGGAGACCCCGGACCAGCTGACCACCATCAACGAGGTCAAGGCGGACATGGAGCGGGAAATCCCCATGGACCGGCTGGTCTCCGGCGATGTGGGCTACGGCAAGACCGAGATCGCCGTCCGTGCTGCGTTCAAGGCGGTTCAGGACGGCAAGCAGGTGGCCGTCCTGGTGCCCACCACGCTGCTGGCCCAGCAGCACTACGAGACGTTCACCGAGCGTTTCTCCGGCTTCCCCCTGCGGGTCAAGCCGCTCTCCCGCTTCCAGTCCGCCAAGGAGTCCAAGGAGACCGCCGAGGGCGTGAAGAGCGGCGCGGTGGACGTGGTGATCGGCACCCACCGGCTGCTGTCCAAGGACTTCGAGTTCAAGGACCTCGGCCTGGTGATCGTGGACGAGGAACAGCGGTTCGGCGTGGAGCACAAGGAAGCGCTGAAGAAGATGCGCACCAACGTGGACGTCCTGGCCATGAGCGCCACCCCCATTCCCCGGACCCTGGAGATGTCCCTGACCGGCATCCGGGAGACGTCCACCCTGGCTACGCCGCCGGAAGAGCGGCACCCCGTGCTGACCTACGTCGGCCCGTACACGGACAAGCAGACCTCGGCCGCCATCCGCCGCGAGCTCATGCGTGAAGGCCAGGTGTTCCTGGTCCACAACCGGGTGTCCACCATCGAGCGGACCGCTGCCAAGATCCGTGAGCTGGTGCCTGAAGCCCGGGTGGAGGTGGCGCACGGCAAGATGTCCGAGAGCCGCCTGGAGCAGATCATCGTGGACTTCTGGGAGCGCCGGTTCGACGTCCTGGTGTGCACCACCATCATCGAAACGGGCCTGGACATTTCCAATGCCAACACCCTGATCGTGGACGGCGCGGACAAGTACGGGCTGTCCCAGCTGCACCAGCTCCGCGGCCGTGTGGGCCGTGGCCGCGAACGCGCCTACGCCTACTTCCTGTACCCCTCGGAGAAGCCGCTGGGCGAGGTGGCCCTGGAACGGCTCAAGGCCGTGGCTGCCCACAACGAACTGGGCGCAGGCATGCAGCTGGCCATGAAGGACCTGGAGATCCGCGGCGCCGGAAACCTGCTGGGCGGTGAGCAGTCAGGCCACATCCAGGGGGTGGGCTTCGACCTGTACATCCGGCTGGTGGGCGAGGCCGTGGCGGACTTCCGCGGCGAGGCCGAGGAAAAGGCCGCCGAGATGAAGATCGAGCTGCCGGTCAACGCGCACCTGCCGCATGACTATGTCCCGGGGGAGCGGCTGCGGCTGGAGGCGTACCGCAAGCTGGCCGCGGCCCTGACCAACGAGGCCATCGACGAGGTCAAGGCCGAGCTGGTGGACCGCTACGGTGAGCTGCCGCTGCCCGCGCAGAACCTGGTGGAGGTGGCGCGCTTCCGGGTGGGGGCCCGCGAAGCAGGGCTGTCCGATGTCGCGCTGCAGGGCAACTTCATCAAGTTCGCGCCGGCATCGCTTCCCGAGTCCAAAGTGATGCGGCTGACCCGGATGTACCCAGGGTCCCAGTCCAAGCCGGCACTGGACGCCATCCTCATCCCCAAGCCGAAGACGGCCCGGATCGGTGGCCGGGACCTGCAGGACGCCGAAATCCTGGAGTGGGCCAACGGCGTCATCCGGAACATCTTCTCCGACCAGCCGCTGGCGGTGAGCTAG
- a CDS encoding metal-dependent hydrolase — protein MGGHHAASGAAAWVAVASTGPYTLGWYPLDPTGILIGGMATAGTALVCDWDHRSSTVAHSLPPLSNAIARGIETASGGHRQGTHSVLGAAGFVLLAGVAAQVQMETPWGLLSVGAGLLCMFLINIAAKALKLFPKSGFISNWIFALVMAGLVTVYAPHQWTWLPMSMLIGVVVHIVGDLITTGGVPLLWPLVIRPPKLLRKVPLLRNVWRPNGALSLPLLGRAGSKREWLVLIPVSAYAMVGLTVAGWAIAQNQWPRVVAAAAAWIGPWFG, from the coding sequence ATGGGAGGTCACCACGCCGCGTCGGGAGCCGCGGCGTGGGTAGCTGTTGCGTCTACCGGCCCGTACACGCTGGGCTGGTACCCGCTGGACCCTACGGGGATCCTTATCGGCGGCATGGCCACGGCCGGCACCGCGCTGGTCTGCGACTGGGACCACCGGTCCAGCACCGTGGCCCATTCGCTGCCGCCGCTGTCCAATGCCATAGCCAGGGGCATCGAAACAGCCAGCGGCGGCCACCGCCAGGGCACCCATTCGGTCCTCGGCGCCGCCGGGTTCGTGCTCCTTGCGGGTGTGGCTGCGCAAGTGCAGATGGAAACCCCCTGGGGGCTGCTGTCAGTTGGTGCCGGGCTGCTGTGCATGTTCCTGATCAACATCGCGGCGAAAGCCCTGAAGCTGTTTCCAAAGAGCGGGTTCATCTCCAACTGGATCTTCGCCCTGGTGATGGCCGGGTTGGTTACGGTGTACGCGCCGCACCAATGGACCTGGCTGCCGATGTCGATGCTTATCGGTGTAGTGGTCCACATTGTGGGGGACCTCATCACCACCGGGGGAGTGCCGCTCCTGTGGCCCCTGGTGATCCGGCCGCCGAAACTGCTGCGCAAGGTGCCGCTGCTGCGGAACGTCTGGCGGCCCAACGGGGCGCTGTCACTGCCCCTGCTGGGCAGGGCGGGGTCCAAGCGCGAGTGGCTGGTGCTGATCCCCGTCAGCGCCTACGCCATGGTGGGACTGACCGTGGCGGGCTGGGCCATCGCCCAGAACCAATGGCCGAGGGTGGTTGCGGCTGCCGCCGCCTGGATCGGCCCCTGGTTTGGGTGA
- the deoC gene encoding deoxyribose-phosphate aldolase, with amino-acid sequence MSNEATPSVQPAAAAARNIASYIDHTLLKPEASEADVLKACAEAAEYGFKSVCVNPVWVKTVKKALKGSGVLTCSVVGFPLGATPTDVKTFEARGAVLDGADEVDMVINIAAARADDKGALTEDIASVAEAVHASGAILKVIIETSLLSDSQKVLACEAAVAAGADFVKTSTGFNGGGATAEDVALMRRTVGPELGVKASGGVRSLADAQAMIAAGATRIGASSGIAIVKGEQGSSAY; translated from the coding sequence ATGAGCAACGAAGCCACCCCTTCCGTTCAACCCGCTGCCGCTGCGGCCCGGAACATTGCTTCCTACATCGACCATACGCTGCTGAAGCCCGAAGCCTCCGAAGCGGACGTCCTCAAGGCCTGCGCCGAAGCCGCCGAGTACGGTTTCAAGTCGGTCTGCGTCAACCCTGTCTGGGTCAAGACCGTCAAGAAGGCGCTGAAGGGCTCCGGCGTCCTGACCTGCTCCGTGGTGGGCTTCCCGCTGGGTGCCACGCCCACCGACGTCAAGACCTTCGAAGCCCGCGGCGCGGTGCTGGACGGGGCCGACGAGGTGGACATGGTGATCAATATTGCGGCTGCCCGCGCGGACGACAAAGGCGCCCTGACTGAGGACATCGCCTCCGTGGCGGAAGCTGTTCACGCCAGCGGGGCCATCCTGAAGGTGATCATCGAGACCTCCCTTCTGTCCGACAGCCAGAAAGTCCTCGCCTGCGAGGCAGCGGTGGCGGCCGGAGCCGATTTCGTCAAGACCTCCACCGGTTTCAACGGAGGGGGCGCCACGGCCGAGGATGTGGCGCTCATGCGCAGGACCGTGGGGCCTGAACTCGGCGTCAAGGCCTCGGGCGGCGTGCGGTCGCTGGCAGACGCTCAGGCTATGATTGCTGCAGGTGCAACACGTATCGGCGCCAGCTCCGGAATTGCCATCGTCAAGGGTGAACAGGGTTCGTCCGCGTACTGA
- a CDS encoding FAD-dependent oxidoreductase — protein MSAPAPTTSTSFATRIVIAGAGPAARALVRQLDQGRFAGSITVLSNRDDAPEDLLELALLPQVSVRFGQPASHIDADNRTVATADGMEFAYDQLVIATGSAPVAAPVEGAAQCLSYSTIDDATRIADRVQEVTRELGRRPLGILVGTGAAAGQAEAVLRAKGVRPVRTTARPAAVVPGTSTFGLSASAVVFEDGSSMSGDLVVLAEDRVSCDGLAASAGLRTAATGGVVITQDFRTSVPGIWAIGDAAAFDGVRLGLLVAAASAAGACATQLLTAASAAAHSPEAAAGAAAAAPFPARSLQAAA, from the coding sequence ATGTCCGCTCCGGCACCCACCACGTCCACCTCCTTTGCCACCCGCATCGTCATCGCCGGGGCCGGTCCGGCTGCCCGCGCCCTGGTCCGGCAGCTGGACCAGGGCCGTTTCGCTGGAAGCATCACCGTCCTCAGCAACCGCGACGACGCCCCCGAGGACCTGCTGGAACTTGCCCTGTTGCCGCAGGTGTCCGTCCGGTTCGGGCAGCCGGCCAGCCACATCGATGCCGATAACCGCACCGTGGCCACGGCCGACGGCATGGAGTTCGCCTACGACCAGCTGGTCATCGCCACCGGTTCGGCACCCGTGGCAGCGCCCGTCGAAGGCGCCGCACAGTGCCTGAGCTACTCCACCATCGACGACGCCACCCGCATTGCGGACCGGGTGCAGGAAGTCACCCGGGAACTGGGACGCCGTCCGCTCGGGATCCTGGTGGGCACCGGAGCGGCCGCAGGCCAGGCTGAAGCCGTGCTGCGCGCCAAGGGCGTCCGTCCGGTCCGCACCACCGCCCGGCCGGCCGCCGTCGTGCCCGGAACCTCAACCTTTGGCCTTTCCGCTTCCGCCGTGGTCTTCGAGGACGGCAGCAGCATGTCCGGCGACCTGGTGGTCCTGGCCGAGGACCGCGTGTCCTGCGACGGCCTTGCCGCCAGCGCGGGCCTGCGGACGGCCGCCACCGGAGGCGTCGTCATCACCCAGGACTTCCGGACCTCGGTGCCCGGCATCTGGGCCATCGGGGACGCGGCAGCGTTCGACGGCGTCCGGCTGGGTCTGCTCGTAGCGGCGGCCTCCGCTGCGGGGGCCTGCGCCACGCAGCTGCTCACGGCAGCCTCGGCGGCCGCGCACTCGCCTGAGGCAGCAGCAGGCGCAGCAGCCGCGGCGCCGTTCCCGGCACGGTCCCTCCAGGCGGCCGCCTGA
- a CDS encoding uroporphyrinogen-III synthase has product MNALAPAETADATGAAEAAEAQAAESPLEGFRIGVTSHRRSQDLIDALERRGAEVIHAPALKIAPVQEDLRLIEDTRTIIAAKPDLCIATTAYGMRRWCEAADTFGIGDQLLETLGACRMFVRGPKARGAVRAAGLADVGISSDETTATLVDMLLAEGVRGKTVAVQLHGYTDVRQLERLRMSGATVLTVTPYRWVKPDGADRLPRLIEAACSGNLDVLTFTSAPAVDAMWSTAHEMGVYKQLIESLKTNVTTAVVGPVTAQPLLDAGVKPLIPERFRMGALIRLVCEHLALNHVRRLDTRSGNIELRGRSLRIDGQAVELAPAPLLLLRALLGAGGAVLSREALSDLLELRGSVHALDMTVSRLRSSLPDGKLIETVVKRGYRIRV; this is encoded by the coding sequence ATGAACGCACTTGCACCGGCCGAAACGGCAGACGCCACCGGGGCGGCTGAGGCCGCGGAGGCCCAGGCGGCAGAATCACCGCTTGAGGGCTTCCGCATCGGCGTAACCTCGCACCGGCGCTCCCAGGACCTGATCGATGCCCTTGAGCGCCGCGGCGCCGAGGTGATCCACGCCCCGGCCCTGAAGATCGCCCCGGTCCAGGAGGACCTCCGCCTCATCGAGGACACCCGCACCATCATCGCGGCCAAACCTGACCTGTGCATCGCCACCACCGCCTACGGCATGCGCCGCTGGTGCGAAGCGGCGGATACTTTCGGCATCGGCGACCAGCTGCTCGAAACCCTGGGGGCCTGCCGGATGTTCGTCCGCGGCCCCAAGGCCCGTGGCGCGGTCCGCGCGGCCGGCCTCGCCGACGTCGGAATCAGCAGCGACGAAACCACCGCAACGCTGGTGGACATGCTGCTGGCCGAGGGCGTGCGCGGCAAGACCGTCGCCGTCCAGCTGCACGGCTACACCGACGTGCGCCAGCTGGAGCGGCTGCGGATGTCCGGCGCCACCGTCCTGACCGTCACGCCGTACCGCTGGGTCAAGCCGGACGGCGCGGACCGCCTTCCCCGCCTCATCGAGGCCGCCTGCAGCGGAAACCTGGACGTCCTCACCTTCACCAGCGCACCCGCTGTCGACGCCATGTGGAGCACCGCGCACGAAATGGGCGTCTACAAGCAGCTGATCGAGAGCCTGAAGACCAACGTGACTACCGCCGTCGTGGGCCCTGTCACCGCCCAGCCACTCCTGGATGCCGGCGTGAAGCCGCTGATCCCGGAGCGTTTCCGGATGGGCGCACTGATCCGGCTGGTCTGCGAGCACTTGGCGCTGAACCACGTACGGCGGCTGGACACCCGGTCCGGTAACATCGAGCTTCGCGGCCGCAGCCTGCGCATCGACGGCCAGGCCGTGGAACTGGCCCCCGCTCCCCTGCTGCTGCTCCGCGCCCTGCTCGGCGCCGGCGGGGCGGTCCTGTCCCGCGAGGCGTTGTCCGACCTGCTGGAACTGCGCGGTTCGGTGCACGCACTGGACATGACAGTCAGCCGGCTGCGTTCCTCGCTGCCCGACGGCAAGCTCATCGAAACCGTGGTCAAGCGGGGCTACCGGATCCGGGTCTAA